In the genome of Methanopyrus kandleri AV19, one region contains:
- a CDS encoding dihydroorotate dehydrogenase electron transfer subunit yields the protein MKPIPAEVVENREECERTIVLRLRPERPIRWEPGQFLMLGISGVDEKPMAFSGGDDREFELTIEIVGPFTERCADLEPGDVVWVRGPYGKPFEVRGSRAVVVAGGTGVAPLVPLVERLRRARVHVTSVLGGPHADRLPRKDDLEKLSDELYVTTEDGSEGRKGFPTDVLEELVEKECPDVVYACGPEGMLVRVAEIAREHDVPCQVSVVRYVKCGEGICGSCALGKGLLVCRDGPVFWTEELEGTEFGGVRRDVTGKPE from the coding sequence GTGAAGCCAATACCGGCGGAGGTCGTGGAGAACAGGGAAGAATGTGAGCGGACGATCGTGCTCAGGCTACGGCCGGAGAGGCCGATACGTTGGGAACCCGGACAATTCCTGATGCTCGGGATCTCCGGAGTCGACGAGAAGCCAATGGCGTTCTCAGGAGGAGACGACCGGGAGTTCGAACTCACCATCGAGATCGTAGGCCCATTCACGGAGCGTTGCGCCGACCTCGAGCCGGGGGACGTGGTCTGGGTACGGGGACCGTACGGGAAACCGTTCGAGGTGAGAGGTTCGAGGGCAGTGGTAGTTGCCGGAGGAACCGGGGTAGCACCACTGGTTCCGCTCGTTGAAAGGCTACGTCGAGCGCGCGTCCACGTTACCTCGGTACTAGGAGGCCCACACGCGGACCGCCTCCCTAGGAAGGATGATCTGGAAAAGTTGTCCGACGAGCTGTACGTCACCACGGAGGACGGTAGCGAGGGGCGTAAAGGATTTCCTACGGACGTCCTTGAAGAACTCGTCGAAAAGGAATGTCCGGATGTAGTGTACGCGTGCGGTCCCGAAGGGATGCTGGTCCGGGTTGCCGAGATAGCACGAGAGCACGATGTCCCTTGCCAGGTCAGCGTCGTCCGGTACGTGAAATGTGGCGAAGGAATCTGCGGCTCGTGCGCCTTAGGGAAGGGGCTACTAGTGTGCCGCGACGGTCCGGTGTTTTGGACGGAGGAGTTGGAAGGTACGGAGTTCGGAGGGGTCAGACGTGACGTCACGGGAAAGCCTGAGTGA
- the hdrC gene encoding CoB--CoM heterodisulfide reductase subunit C encodes MVEPRDTVIREEDLNPDFLEELSELVEPVFEEEEVLSVQACYQCGTCTGSCPSGRRTSYRTRLIMRKLQLGLVDEVIKSDELWMCTTCYTCYERCPRGVKIVDAVKAARNLAAKKGYMAKAHRMVAMFVIKTGHAVPINDEIREVRKNIGLDEVPPTTHRYEEALEEVQKLVKINEFDKLIGYDWEEGDLVD; translated from the coding sequence TTGGTCGAGCCACGAGATACCGTCATCCGTGAGGAGGATCTCAACCCGGACTTCCTAGAAGAACTGAGCGAGCTCGTCGAGCCCGTGTTCGAGGAGGAAGAGGTACTGTCGGTCCAGGCGTGCTACCAGTGCGGTACATGCACGGGCTCGTGCCCCAGCGGACGACGAACCTCCTACCGCACCCGACTGATCATGCGGAAGCTCCAGTTAGGACTCGTCGACGAAGTGATCAAGAGCGACGAGCTGTGGATGTGCACCACATGCTACACGTGCTACGAACGCTGCCCACGTGGTGTGAAGATCGTAGACGCCGTTAAAGCCGCCCGGAACCTCGCGGCCAAGAAGGGGTACATGGCCAAGGCTCACAGGATGGTGGCTATGTTCGTGATAAAGACCGGGCACGCCGTACCGATCAACGATGAGATCCGCGAGGTGAGGAAGAACATCGGCCTCGACGAAGTACCACCGACGACACATCGGTATGAGGAAGCTCTCGAAGAGGTCCAGAAGCTGGTCAAGATCAACGAGTTCGACAAACTGATCGGGTACGATTGGGAGGAGGGTGATCTGGTCGACTAA
- a CDS encoding DUF1847 domain-containing protein produces the protein MKPKCYRCPSPGDTCDRCGLADGDQMERTVESYRRDELFRSASEIEVEGYMEWTRVEEIAELCERMVWKSVGVAFCVGLAEEARALCEFLEGRGLEVYSVCCKVGGVPKSKLSLLELKPGDKVCNPRLQARLLNEIGTDLNVLVGLCVGHDIIFIEESEAPVTVAVVKDRRLAHCPALALTNRYYRRKLGLE, from the coding sequence TTGAAGCCGAAGTGCTATCGGTGCCCTTCACCCGGAGACACATGTGATCGCTGCGGGCTCGCCGACGGGGATCAGATGGAGCGAACCGTGGAATCGTACCGACGGGACGAACTGTTCCGAAGCGCCTCGGAGATAGAGGTAGAAGGGTACATGGAATGGACGCGGGTCGAGGAGATCGCGGAACTGTGCGAGAGGATGGTGTGGAAAAGCGTCGGAGTAGCGTTTTGCGTGGGGTTAGCCGAAGAGGCCAGGGCGCTATGTGAGTTCCTGGAGGGGCGGGGCTTAGAAGTGTACTCAGTCTGCTGCAAAGTCGGAGGGGTACCGAAGTCGAAACTGAGTCTACTGGAGCTGAAACCGGGAGATAAAGTCTGCAACCCGCGGCTGCAGGCACGATTACTGAACGAAATCGGCACGGATCTGAACGTGCTCGTCGGATTATGCGTGGGTCACGATATCATCTTCATCGAGGAGTCGGAGGCTCCCGTGACCGTCGCGGTGGTGAAGGACCGGAGGCTGGCCCACTGTCCAGCCTTAGCCCTCACGAACCGGTATTACAGGAGAAAGCTCGGGTTGGAGTGA
- a CDS encoding glycosyltransferase family 2 protein, which translates to MTSRESLSDVAFVLPAHNEEGAVGKVVREIRRMYPDALIIVVDNASSDRTAEEAEKAGALVVREPVKGLGKAIKAGIQCALEHGARIILRTDSDGEFDPNCFAELIEAADDYDLVIGNRFSEGRPENVPLSHYLFNMILITLFWLFYGKILDVTCGCRVFSRELAREILKRDVDDGPAFDADTTSLAVSLGYSVKSVDVRLRGRISGQRKVAPTVIGKVLVGLRILFRVAVNRLRWRCETPSTLSRGQ; encoded by the coding sequence GTGACGTCACGGGAAAGCCTGAGTGACGTCGCGTTCGTGCTACCGGCGCACAACGAGGAGGGAGCGGTGGGAAAAGTCGTACGCGAGATTCGGAGGATGTACCCCGATGCGCTGATAATAGTGGTGGACAACGCGTCTTCGGATCGCACTGCCGAAGAGGCGGAGAAGGCCGGGGCCCTAGTCGTTAGAGAACCGGTCAAAGGTCTGGGAAAGGCCATCAAGGCGGGGATTCAGTGTGCACTTGAACACGGCGCTCGTATCATCCTCCGAACGGATTCCGACGGGGAGTTCGATCCGAATTGTTTCGCCGAACTGATTGAAGCCGCGGATGATTACGACCTGGTGATAGGCAACAGGTTCTCAGAGGGTAGACCGGAGAACGTGCCGCTTTCTCACTACCTTTTCAATATGATACTGATAACACTCTTCTGGCTGTTTTATGGAAAGATCTTGGACGTCACGTGCGGGTGCCGCGTGTTCTCCAGGGAACTCGCGAGAGAGATCCTGAAACGGGACGTAGACGACGGTCCCGCGTTCGACGCCGACACCACTTCCCTTGCGGTATCTTTAGGGTACTCGGTCAAATCCGTCGATGTAAGGCTACGTGGTAGGATATCCGGACAGAGGAAAGTAGCCCCCACGGTGATCGGTAAGGTCCTTGTCGGACTCAGGATACTGTTCAGGGTAGCTGTGAATAGGCTTCGATGGCGGTGCGAAACGCCTTCGACTTTGAGTAGGGGACAATAG
- a CDS encoding DUF1611 domain-containing protein — translation MELPHKPGTPAIILCHGAFDEPHGKTAHGLLRFGRIYDIVAVIDRELAGKTAQDVDPDFPPVPILRSVSEALEELDPEVLLIGAAPPGGKLTPEWKEEIIEAVQAGLDVVSGLHEFLSKDPDISEAAEESGSRLIDVRKPRKELFRVADGSARDVDATVVLTAGTDCAVGKMSAAIELVERLREEGVEAAFLATGQTSIMIGAEDGVVVDRMPGDFMAGAIEELVVRLAEDHEIVVVEGQGALSHPAYSGVTLAILHGAWPDAVVLVHDPVREVRDGFPRFRVPDPRTEVTLIESLSAAEIVSVVLRTWDERLAEKLSSEGYLVERLGDLRRTVDRVLEIHRMGR, via the coding sequence TTGGAGTTACCGCATAAGCCCGGGACGCCCGCGATCATACTGTGTCACGGGGCGTTCGACGAACCTCATGGGAAGACAGCACACGGACTGCTCCGGTTCGGACGCATTTACGACATCGTCGCCGTGATAGACCGCGAGCTGGCCGGGAAGACCGCACAGGATGTGGATCCGGATTTCCCACCGGTGCCGATACTGCGGTCGGTGAGTGAGGCCTTAGAGGAGCTGGATCCGGAAGTGCTGCTGATCGGGGCGGCGCCGCCCGGTGGGAAGTTAACCCCGGAGTGGAAAGAGGAAATCATCGAAGCTGTCCAAGCGGGCCTGGATGTGGTGAGCGGGCTCCACGAGTTCCTCTCGAAGGATCCGGACATCAGCGAGGCGGCCGAAGAATCAGGCTCACGGCTGATAGACGTGAGGAAGCCTCGGAAGGAGTTGTTCCGAGTTGCGGACGGGTCGGCCAGGGACGTGGACGCCACGGTAGTGCTCACGGCGGGGACGGATTGCGCTGTGGGTAAGATGTCGGCGGCTATCGAGCTCGTGGAGCGTCTGAGGGAAGAGGGAGTAGAGGCCGCGTTCTTGGCGACAGGCCAGACCAGCATCATGATCGGGGCGGAAGACGGTGTCGTGGTGGATCGTATGCCCGGGGACTTCATGGCGGGGGCCATAGAGGAGCTGGTCGTCCGCCTGGCCGAGGACCATGAGATCGTCGTAGTAGAGGGACAGGGTGCGTTAAGCCACCCGGCGTATTCCGGGGTTACACTGGCTATCCTGCACGGCGCCTGGCCCGACGCCGTGGTGTTGGTGCACGACCCGGTTAGGGAGGTGCGGGATGGGTTCCCGAGGTTCCGAGTCCCCGACCCGCGCACCGAGGTGACGCTGATCGAGTCGTTAAGCGCGGCGGAAATAGTCTCGGTAGTTTTACGCACGTGGGACGAGAGGCTCGCGGAGAAGTTATCGTCCGAAGGATACCTGGTAGAACGTCTAGGCGACCTCAGAAGGACGGTAGATAGGGTTTTAGAGATTCACCGGATGGGGCGCTGA
- a CDS encoding fibrillarin-like rRNA/tRNA 2'-O-methyltransferase, producing MVEIEIEPHEEFEGVYWAIFEDGRKKPATENLVPGHQVYGERLVEYDGKEYRVWEPRRSKLAAMIMNGMEYFPFEEGSKVLYLGAAAGTTPSHVSDIIKESGVEYCVEFASRMMQELIPVCEKRPNMIPILGDATKPHGYAPLVEQVDVIYQDIAQPKQAEVVADNAEAFLRPGGYVIVAIKARSIDVTKEPEEVFEDEERKLEERGFEVLEVIDLEPYERDHVGIVAEYHG from the coding sequence ATGGTGGAGATCGAGATCGAACCGCATGAGGAGTTTGAGGGTGTGTACTGGGCGATCTTCGAGGACGGTCGGAAGAAGCCCGCGACCGAGAACCTCGTGCCCGGACATCAGGTTTACGGTGAGAGGTTGGTAGAGTACGACGGGAAGGAGTACCGCGTATGGGAGCCACGGAGGAGCAAGCTCGCCGCCATGATCATGAACGGCATGGAGTACTTCCCGTTCGAGGAGGGTTCGAAGGTACTTTACCTGGGTGCGGCGGCCGGAACGACACCGTCACACGTGTCGGACATCATCAAGGAGTCGGGCGTGGAGTACTGCGTCGAGTTCGCCTCGAGGATGATGCAGGAGCTGATCCCGGTGTGTGAGAAGCGCCCGAACATGATACCCATCCTGGGCGACGCTACGAAGCCGCACGGGTACGCTCCGCTCGTCGAGCAAGTAGACGTAATCTACCAGGACATCGCTCAGCCGAAACAGGCGGAGGTCGTCGCGGACAACGCCGAGGCGTTCCTGCGTCCCGGAGGGTACGTGATCGTCGCTATTAAGGCGCGCTCTATCGACGTAACTAAGGAGCCGGAAGAGGTCTTCGAGGACGAGGAGCGCAAGCTCGAGGAGCGTGGCTTCGAGGTGCTAGAAGTCATCGATCTGGAGCCGTACGAGCGTGATCACGTGGGGATCGTCGCGGAGTACCACGGGTAA
- a CDS encoding enolase C-terminal domain-like protein: MGSLETEPVSLSLKRPFRISGREVRRVRGYWCTCVIEGNSGRGFGLRRGIAEEMATLDAVARRYDEPLCRVWGREPASIESFATVDLVGAEQAEKLARRYYLRGYRKLKVKVGGDDLKRDLERVEACVKSAEFDALILDGNEGLTVEEVFRLLDFLDFDGDVYLEHPTPPDSLEEVCESCEAPVIVDVMDLGARSIDDVLDVAEPCDIVNIKTQEVGFVGGLRLARDAREEGFKVMVGCAVESFSSISAAAHLAAAVEADLCDLDGHLFLDEDVVSNPGYAPVMVTEGPGWEVRVERPKPA; encoded by the coding sequence TTGGGTTCGCTGGAGACGGAGCCCGTATCGTTATCTCTCAAGCGGCCGTTCCGGATATCGGGCCGGGAAGTTAGACGAGTGCGGGGTTATTGGTGCACGTGCGTCATCGAGGGCAACTCCGGGAGAGGATTCGGACTCCGTCGCGGTATCGCCGAGGAGATGGCGACACTGGACGCCGTAGCTAGGAGGTATGACGAGCCACTGTGCAGGGTCTGGGGAAGGGAGCCGGCCTCGATCGAGTCGTTCGCCACCGTGGATCTGGTGGGCGCAGAGCAGGCCGAGAAGCTCGCGCGACGTTACTACCTCAGAGGGTATCGGAAACTGAAGGTGAAGGTGGGCGGAGATGACCTGAAGCGGGATCTGGAGCGTGTCGAGGCCTGCGTGAAGTCCGCCGAGTTCGACGCCCTCATACTGGACGGAAACGAGGGACTGACGGTCGAAGAAGTATTCCGGTTGCTAGATTTCCTGGACTTCGACGGTGACGTGTACCTCGAACATCCGACACCACCCGATAGCCTGGAAGAAGTGTGCGAATCTTGCGAGGCACCCGTGATCGTGGATGTAATGGATTTGGGAGCCCGATCCATCGACGACGTCCTCGACGTCGCGGAACCCTGCGATATCGTGAACATCAAGACACAGGAGGTAGGATTCGTCGGTGGTTTGAGGTTAGCCCGAGACGCCCGGGAAGAGGGTTTCAAAGTGATGGTAGGATGTGCCGTCGAGAGCTTCTCTTCCATATCTGCCGCCGCTCACTTAGCCGCCGCCGTGGAGGCCGACTTATGCGACCTCGATGGCCACCTGTTCCTGGACGAGGATGTCGTGAGCAACCCCGGATACGCACCCGTGATGGTCACCGAGGGTCCCGGATGGGAAGTCCGCGTGGAGCGGCCTAAGCCCGCGTAA
- a CDS encoding LysR family transcriptional regulator yields the protein MRLDVDVAIRVNGVLLTPEELELLLKLSEHGSMSKVAEEKGVTRSAVHKRIRNLEERLGCRLVESSPLGSYLTEHGRRIVIKYVNAKARLSRTETTVACSETVIEDVLAALGREHDVDVIVPPHEKMRRVEADVVVPDDPVIVFDRSDEAVGEPVVVRRTRLVRVGDGSGFVEVPGSAQRIYLTDLRNREEIRPKMRVSYYASALEAVRDGGMWTVVPEELAPEGDDPGPHYTVMALPLTRDGEDLLDVLEG from the coding sequence GTGAGGTTAGACGTCGACGTGGCGATCAGGGTGAACGGAGTACTCCTAACCCCCGAGGAGCTCGAGTTGCTGCTCAAGTTGTCGGAACACGGATCGATGTCCAAAGTGGCGGAGGAGAAGGGTGTGACACGGTCCGCGGTACACAAACGGATCAGGAATCTCGAGGAACGTCTCGGGTGCCGACTGGTTGAGTCGAGTCCTCTCGGATCCTATCTCACGGAGCACGGACGCAGGATAGTGATCAAGTACGTGAACGCCAAGGCTAGACTCTCAAGAACGGAAACCACGGTAGCGTGTTCTGAGACCGTAATAGAAGACGTCCTAGCCGCTCTAGGTAGAGAACACGATGTCGACGTTATCGTGCCGCCTCACGAGAAAATGAGACGTGTGGAGGCGGACGTGGTGGTCCCAGACGATCCCGTGATAGTCTTCGACCGCTCCGATGAGGCCGTCGGCGAACCGGTCGTCGTCAGGCGAACGCGGCTGGTACGGGTCGGTGACGGAAGTGGGTTCGTCGAGGTGCCCGGGAGCGCGCAGCGGATATACCTCACAGATCTCCGCAACAGGGAGGAGATAAGGCCGAAAATGCGCGTAAGCTATTACGCCTCGGCCCTCGAGGCTGTTCGGGACGGAGGAATGTGGACCGTGGTACCCGAGGAGCTGGCCCCCGAGGGTGACGATCCCGGTCCTCACTACACCGTGATGGCGTTACCACTCACCCGAGACGGGGAGGACCTCCTCGATGTTCTGGAAGGCTAG
- a CDS encoding inorganic phosphate transporter encodes MNVLEVLVVVVPSLYMGWTIGADDAGAAMGSAVGAGVRTMRQAVTLIAVFTTMGAVLEGHKVVKTLGKGVVQAHLDPIAAGATVLVAAAWYHLAVMLGVPVSTTQATVGSIAGVGCALGLPVNWSKFGQIAVGWFLSPILAMIPAYFVSRRLRAVLEKGKWPLAEIERKIGWLLTISGCYVAYTIGANNAANAVAPIVMTGLLDVRSAAIVGGIMIAVGALTAGSKVIETVGRKITRLDPVTAFSAELSAAIVTHGASELGIPISINETTAGAVIGVGLSRGELNTHTLKKIFTTWIASPVGSFVMSYALMRLYLSVRGAAVP; translated from the coding sequence GTGAACGTTCTAGAAGTTCTGGTCGTCGTCGTACCTTCACTCTACATGGGATGGACCATAGGGGCCGACGACGCCGGTGCGGCCATGGGGTCCGCCGTCGGAGCAGGTGTCCGCACGATGCGGCAGGCGGTTACACTGATCGCCGTTTTCACGACTATGGGCGCGGTGCTGGAAGGGCACAAGGTGGTCAAGACGCTGGGAAAGGGAGTCGTACAGGCTCACCTCGACCCTATCGCGGCCGGTGCGACCGTGCTCGTGGCGGCCGCCTGGTACCACCTGGCCGTGATGCTCGGAGTACCAGTCTCCACGACACAGGCTACCGTGGGATCCATCGCCGGAGTAGGGTGCGCGCTGGGTCTCCCGGTTAACTGGAGCAAGTTCGGCCAGATCGCCGTCGGATGGTTCTTGTCACCGATACTCGCGATGATACCCGCCTATTTCGTTTCTCGACGCTTGCGAGCCGTATTGGAGAAGGGTAAATGGCCGCTCGCCGAGATAGAGCGAAAGATCGGATGGTTACTCACCATCTCAGGGTGCTACGTCGCCTATACGATAGGAGCGAACAACGCCGCCAACGCCGTGGCGCCGATAGTGATGACCGGTCTTCTGGACGTCAGATCGGCCGCTATCGTAGGTGGAATCATGATCGCGGTGGGAGCTCTAACCGCGGGTTCCAAGGTCATCGAGACCGTGGGGAGGAAGATCACTCGGTTGGACCCCGTAACAGCGTTCTCGGCGGAACTTTCGGCCGCGATAGTCACGCACGGGGCGTCGGAGCTCGGAATCCCCATTTCCATCAACGAGACGACGGCGGGAGCGGTCATCGGCGTGGGGCTATCCCGAGGGGAACTCAACACCCACACCTTGAAGAAGATATTTACAACGTGGATCGCGAGCCCTGTGGGCTCGTTCGTAATGTCGTACGCACTCATGCGTCTCTACTTGTCGGTGCGAGGGGCGGCGGTGCCTTGA
- a CDS encoding dihydroorotate dehydrogenase, giving the protein MRPVEVLGKRWAHPIACASGALAAHRPGMENAVLRGAAAIFTKTVTESPREGHPGPVFVDYLDEGYALNAMGLPNPGPDRMVVEIEEFRDEFDVPVYASVAADGPEGFKRLARAFSGVADGLELNVSCPHAGKGYGAELGSDPEAVAEITEAAVRAFDGPVSVKLTPNVDRETLLEVAAAAIDAGAEALTAVNTLGPGLRIDLRTASPVLGAGVGGLSGPALKPIALRVVADLALEFGEEVEIIGVGGIRNGEDVVEFLFAGAKAVQVATAAREKDFGDIAMETSHILKELGYDGPEEAIGAALPEYRERLRRLGWCQ; this is encoded by the coding sequence GTGAGACCGGTGGAGGTCCTAGGGAAGCGCTGGGCCCACCCGATCGCCTGCGCTTCCGGGGCTCTCGCCGCCCATCGGCCGGGCATGGAAAATGCCGTTCTACGCGGTGCGGCGGCTATTTTCACGAAGACGGTCACTGAATCACCGCGCGAGGGCCATCCAGGACCGGTATTCGTGGATTACCTCGACGAGGGATACGCGCTCAACGCTATGGGTTTACCGAACCCCGGCCCGGACAGGATGGTGGTGGAAATCGAAGAGTTCCGGGACGAATTCGACGTACCGGTATACGCGAGCGTGGCGGCCGACGGTCCGGAGGGTTTCAAGAGGTTGGCACGCGCGTTCTCCGGCGTAGCGGACGGATTGGAACTGAACGTCTCGTGCCCTCACGCGGGCAAGGGGTACGGGGCGGAACTAGGCTCCGATCCGGAGGCCGTGGCCGAAATCACCGAGGCCGCCGTCCGGGCGTTCGACGGACCGGTGTCCGTGAAATTGACTCCCAACGTGGACCGCGAAACCTTGCTCGAGGTGGCTGCGGCGGCCATCGATGCGGGAGCGGAGGCACTCACCGCCGTGAACACGCTGGGACCTGGCCTTAGGATCGACCTGAGGACCGCCAGCCCCGTCCTAGGAGCCGGGGTAGGTGGACTGTCGGGCCCCGCGCTCAAACCCATCGCGCTCCGCGTCGTGGCGGACTTAGCGCTGGAGTTCGGGGAGGAAGTGGAGATCATAGGAGTCGGTGGGATCCGGAACGGGGAAGACGTCGTCGAGTTCCTGTTCGCCGGTGCCAAGGCGGTGCAGGTCGCCACGGCGGCTCGAGAGAAAGACTTCGGAGATATCGCGATGGAAACCTCCCACATTCTCAAGGAACTCGGATACGATGGACCCGAAGAGGCGATCGGAGCTGCCCTTCCTGAGTACCGGGAGAGGCTGCGCCGATTGGGGTGGTGTCAGTGA
- the hdrB gene encoding CoB--CoM heterodisulfide reductase subunit B, whose product MAKKLCFFLGCIMPNRYPGIEKATRLVFEELGYELVDMDGASCCPAPGVFGSFDLKTWVTIAARNLSIAEEKGYDILTVCNGCFGSLNEANHLLQENPELREFVNEKLAEIDREYKGKVKVYHVNTFLYEEVGVKKIKEKVERPLEKTDGEPLKVAVHYGCHLLKPSEVTGFPGSVEDPRTLDELVEALGAESVDYKDKIMCCGAGGGVRSRELKVSLHFTREKIFNMLEAGADCTTNVCPFCHLQFDRGQIEMKEHFEKLPPKKLPVFHYCQLAGLAFGMDPEELALETHEIDCTPVLEKLGLA is encoded by the coding sequence TTGGCCAAGAAGCTCTGCTTCTTCCTTGGTTGTATCATGCCGAACAGGTATCCGGGCATCGAGAAGGCCACGCGTTTAGTCTTCGAGGAACTAGGATACGAGCTCGTCGACATGGACGGTGCCTCCTGCTGTCCGGCGCCCGGAGTGTTCGGGTCCTTCGACCTCAAGACGTGGGTTACGATCGCAGCCCGCAACCTGTCGATAGCCGAGGAGAAAGGATACGACATTCTGACGGTCTGTAACGGTTGCTTCGGATCCCTGAACGAAGCCAACCACCTGTTGCAGGAGAACCCGGAACTGCGCGAGTTCGTGAACGAAAAGCTCGCCGAGATCGACAGGGAGTACAAGGGTAAGGTCAAGGTCTACCACGTGAACACCTTCCTTTACGAGGAGGTAGGTGTCAAAAAGATCAAGGAGAAGGTCGAGAGGCCGCTCGAGAAGACCGACGGTGAGCCGCTGAAGGTAGCGGTTCACTACGGTTGCCACCTGCTGAAGCCGTCGGAGGTGACCGGGTTCCCAGGTTCGGTCGAGGACCCGAGGACGCTCGACGAGCTCGTCGAGGCCCTAGGGGCGGAGTCCGTCGACTACAAGGACAAGATCATGTGCTGCGGTGCGGGAGGTGGTGTGAGGTCCAGGGAACTCAAGGTGTCACTTCACTTCACCCGCGAGAAGATCTTCAACATGCTCGAAGCCGGTGCCGACTGCACTACCAACGTCTGTCCGTTCTGCCACCTACAGTTCGACCGTGGACAGATCGAGATGAAGGAGCACTTCGAGAAGCTCCCACCGAAGAAGCTACCGGTGTTCCACTACTGCCAGCTGGCCGGTCTGGCGTTCGGAATGGACCCGGAGGAGCTCGCCCTCGAGACGCACGAGATCGACTGCACGCCCGTACTCGAGAAGCTCGGCCTCGCCTGA
- the fen gene encoding flap endonuclease-1: MGLAELRELIEPEETDLRALAGREIAIDAFNALYQFLTTIMKDGRPLMDSRGRITSHLNGLLYRTVNLVEEGIKPVYVFDGEPPDLKRETLERRRERKEEAMEKLRRAKTKEEREKYARQVARLDESLVEDAKRLLDLMGIPWVQAPSEGEAQCAYMARCGDVWATGSQDYDSLLFGSPRLVRNITIVGKRKHPHTGEIIEVKPEIMRLEDVLDQLGLESREQLVDLAILLGTDYNPDGVPGIGPKRALQLIRKYGSLDELKDTDIWPKIERHLPVEPEKLRRLFLEPEVTDDYELDWDEPDEEGLVEFLVEERDFSEDRVRRAVERLKEALQELRKGGRQETLDAFF, encoded by the coding sequence TTGGGACTAGCTGAACTCCGAGAACTGATCGAACCCGAAGAGACGGACCTGAGAGCCCTCGCCGGTCGGGAGATCGCTATCGACGCGTTCAACGCCCTGTATCAATTCCTGACCACGATCATGAAGGACGGACGACCTCTCATGGACTCGAGGGGCAGGATTACCAGCCACTTAAATGGCCTCCTGTATAGGACCGTGAACTTGGTCGAAGAGGGTATCAAGCCGGTATACGTGTTCGATGGTGAGCCCCCGGACCTGAAGCGTGAAACGCTGGAGCGTCGACGGGAACGGAAGGAGGAGGCGATGGAGAAACTGAGGCGGGCCAAAACGAAGGAGGAGCGGGAGAAGTACGCCCGACAAGTCGCCAGACTCGACGAGTCGTTGGTGGAAGACGCGAAGAGGCTGTTGGATCTCATGGGCATCCCGTGGGTACAGGCCCCCTCGGAAGGAGAGGCGCAGTGCGCGTATATGGCGAGGTGCGGGGACGTATGGGCGACAGGCAGCCAAGACTACGACTCGCTGCTTTTCGGCAGCCCCAGGTTGGTTCGCAACATCACGATAGTCGGAAAGCGGAAGCATCCACACACCGGCGAGATCATAGAGGTCAAGCCCGAGATCATGAGGTTGGAGGACGTGCTCGACCAGCTGGGATTGGAATCGAGGGAGCAGCTGGTGGACCTAGCGATCCTTTTGGGCACGGACTACAACCCGGATGGAGTACCCGGGATTGGTCCGAAGCGCGCGCTGCAGTTGATCAGGAAGTACGGGTCGCTAGACGAGCTTAAGGACACCGACATCTGGCCTAAGATCGAGCGGCACCTGCCGGTGGAACCGGAGAAGCTCAGAAGGCTCTTCCTCGAGCCGGAAGTTACGGACGACTACGAGCTAGACTGGGACGAACCCGACGAAGAGGGACTGGTCGAGTTCCTGGTTGAGGAGCGTGATTTCTCCGAGGATCGAGTCCGCCGCGCCGTCGAGCGTCTGAAGGAGGCACTTCAGGAGTTGCGGAAGGGCGGTCGCCAAGAGACCCTGGACGCGTTCTTCTGA
- a CDS encoding DUF2111 domain-containing protein, producing MRIRPDSTAEDILPLAMAVHELVNRLPVTMRTRDNPGVRIEDGEVIDDEYTGPVLEEVLEKGEVIRKVPESGPYEGTPVVVVPIKDEGETIAALGVVDLTYGIYSSLRKVTQRPIR from the coding sequence ATGAGAATTAGACCCGACTCGACCGCCGAAGATATCCTACCGCTTGCGATGGCAGTTCATGAGCTGGTCAATCGCCTGCCCGTGACCATGCGAACCCGGGATAACCCTGGGGTCAGAATCGAGGACGGTGAGGTTATCGACGACGAGTACACGGGTCCAGTTCTGGAGGAAGTGCTCGAGAAAGGTGAGGTGATCAGGAAGGTGCCGGAATCGGGACCTTACGAGGGAACGCCGGTCGTAGTTGTACCCATCAAGGACGAGGGTGAGACTATCGCCGCCCTCGGTGTCGTCGACCTCACTTACGGTATCTACTCCTCGCTCAGGAAGGTGACTCAGCGCCCCATCCGGTGA